A single window of Streptomyces xanthii DNA harbors:
- a CDS encoding sensor histidine kinase has product MAATPAPPSAPPKPTWKPGAKDEPPFPWLRPTIRIRLTLLYGGMFLIAGILLLSIIYLLAAQALNVGSELPFKIVEGTVSSSVCNIPDGTKLPASELNSALNDCVAQQRNHALDVLLSRSLMALLGLAVIAFAFGYAMAGRVLSPLGRITRTARRVAGTDLSRRIELDGPDDELKELSDTFDEMLDRLERAFTAQQRFVGNASHELRTPLAINRTLLEVHLSDPGAPVELQQLGKTLLATNERSEQLVEGLLLLARSDNQIVERKPVDLAEVASQAIDQARAEADEKGVEIRGERKEAVVQGNGVLLERIALNLVQNAIRYNVREGGWVQVDTEAQHGQAVLVVANTGPVVPAYEIDNLFEPFRRLRTERTGSDKGVGLGLSIARSVARAHGGRITATPREVGGLVMRVTLPI; this is encoded by the coding sequence ATGGCCGCCACCCCCGCGCCCCCCTCGGCGCCCCCGAAACCGACCTGGAAGCCAGGGGCGAAGGACGAACCGCCCTTCCCCTGGCTCCGGCCCACGATCCGCATAAGGCTCACGCTGCTCTACGGCGGCATGTTCCTGATCGCGGGCATCCTGCTCCTCTCGATCATCTACCTGCTCGCCGCCCAGGCCCTGAACGTGGGCAGCGAGCTCCCCTTCAAGATCGTCGAAGGCACGGTCTCCAGCAGCGTCTGCAACATTCCGGACGGCACCAAGCTCCCGGCCAGCGAGCTGAACAGCGCGCTGAACGACTGCGTCGCCCAGCAGCGCAACCACGCGCTGGACGTCCTGCTGAGCCGCTCCCTCATGGCGCTGCTCGGCCTCGCGGTCATCGCGTTCGCCTTCGGGTACGCGATGGCGGGCCGTGTGCTGTCCCCGCTGGGCCGCATCACGCGCACCGCGCGCCGCGTGGCCGGCACGGACCTGTCGCGCCGCATCGAGCTGGACGGCCCGGACGACGAGCTCAAGGAGCTGTCCGACACCTTCGACGAGATGCTCGACCGCCTGGAGCGGGCCTTCACGGCCCAGCAGCGCTTCGTGGGGAACGCGTCGCACGAGCTGCGCACGCCCCTGGCGATCAACCGCACCCTCCTGGAGGTCCACCTCTCCGATCCCGGCGCCCCCGTGGAGCTCCAGCAGCTCGGCAAGACACTCCTCGCGACCAACGAGCGCAGTGAGCAGCTCGTGGAGGGCCTGCTCCTGCTCGCCCGCAGCGACAACCAGATCGTCGAGCGCAAGCCCGTGGACCTGGCGGAGGTCGCCTCGCAGGCGATCGACCAGGCCCGGGCCGAGGCCGACGAGAAGGGCGTGGAGATCCGCGGGGAGCGCAAGGAGGCGGTCGTCCAGGGCAACGGCGTACTCCTGGAGCGCATCGCGCTGAACCTGGTGCAGAACGCGATCCGGTACAACGTCCGCGAGGGCGGCTGGGTCCAGGTCGACACCGAGGCCCAGCACGGCCAGGCGGTCCTCGTCGTGGCCAACACGGGCCCCGTCGTCCCCGCGTACGAGATCGACAACCTCTTCGAGCCGTTCCGACGGCTGCGCACCGAGCGCACCGGCAGCGACAAGGGAGTGGGCCTCGGTCTGTCCATCGCCCGGTCCGTGGCCCGGGCGCACGGCGGCCGGATCACCGCCACACCCCGCGAGGTGGGTGGGCTCGTGATGCGCGTCACCCTGCCGATCTAG
- a CDS encoding response regulator transcription factor, protein MRVLVVEDEQLLADAVATGLRREAMAVDVVYDGAAALERIGVNDYDVVVLDRDLPLVHGDDVARKIVELGMPTRILMLTASGDVSDRVEGLELGADDYLPKPFAFSELTARVRALGRRTSVPLPPVLERAGIKLDPNRREVFRDGKEVQLAPKEFAVLEVLLRSEGAVVSAEQLLEKAWDENTDPFTNVVRVTVMTLRRKLGEPAVIVTVPGSGYRI, encoded by the coding sequence GTGCGCGTACTCGTCGTCGAGGACGAGCAGCTGCTCGCCGATGCGGTGGCCACCGGACTGCGCCGGGAGGCCATGGCCGTCGACGTCGTGTACGACGGTGCGGCCGCCCTGGAGCGCATCGGCGTCAACGACTACGACGTGGTCGTCCTCGACCGCGACCTCCCGCTCGTGCACGGCGACGACGTCGCCCGCAAGATCGTCGAGCTGGGCATGCCCACCCGCATCCTGATGCTCACCGCCTCCGGCGACGTCAGCGACCGCGTGGAGGGCCTGGAGCTGGGCGCCGACGACTACCTCCCCAAGCCCTTCGCGTTCAGCGAGCTGACAGCCCGCGTGCGGGCGCTCGGCCGCCGCACGAGCGTGCCGCTGCCGCCCGTCCTGGAGCGCGCCGGCATCAAGCTCGACCCGAACCGCCGGGAGGTCTTCCGTGACGGCAAGGAGGTCCAGCTCGCGCCCAAGGAGTTCGCCGTCCTGGAGGTCCTGCTGCGCAGCGAGGGCGCCGTCGTCTCGGCGGAGCAGCTCCTCGAGAAGGCCTGGGACGAGAACACGGACCCGTTCACGAACGTCGTGCGCGTCACCGTCATGACCCTGCGCCGCAAGCTCGGCGAGCCCGCCGTCATCGTCACCGTGCCCGGCTCGGGCTACCGGATCTGA
- a CDS encoding inositol monophosphatase family protein has translation MTDDRAPEGLTAELLDVALEAAARAGVFLREGRPADLGVAATKTSAVDVVTEMDIASEKLITDYLAERRPDDGVLGEEGAATQGTTGVEWVIDPIDGTVNYLYGRPDWSVSIAARKDGETVVGVVAAPLRGETYRAVLGEGAYVNDRRAHARVAPPFEQALVGTGFGYLESRRVHQADVVRQLIPRVRDIRRGGSAAIDLCDVATGRLDAYYERGLNPWDYAAGELIAREAGALTGGRPGVPVSPELAIAAPPGLFEPLQAWLEALGAWHD, from the coding sequence GTGACCGACGACAGGGCCCCCGAGGGCCTCACCGCAGAACTGCTCGACGTCGCCCTGGAGGCCGCCGCCCGCGCGGGCGTCTTCCTGCGCGAGGGCCGGCCCGCCGACCTCGGCGTCGCCGCCACCAAGACCAGCGCCGTCGACGTCGTCACCGAGATGGACATCGCCTCCGAGAAGCTGATCACGGACTACCTGGCCGAGCGCCGCCCCGACGACGGGGTGCTCGGCGAGGAGGGCGCCGCCACCCAGGGCACCACCGGCGTCGAATGGGTGATCGACCCCATCGACGGAACAGTCAACTACCTGTACGGGCGCCCCGATTGGTCCGTCTCCATCGCCGCCCGCAAGGACGGCGAGACCGTCGTCGGCGTCGTCGCCGCACCACTGCGCGGCGAGACCTACCGCGCGGTCCTCGGTGAGGGCGCGTACGTGAACGACCGCCGCGCCCACGCGCGCGTGGCGCCCCCCTTCGAGCAGGCCCTGGTCGGCACCGGCTTCGGCTACCTGGAGTCACGCCGCGTCCACCAGGCCGACGTCGTACGCCAGTTGATCCCGCGCGTGCGCGACATCCGGCGCGGCGGCTCCGCGGCCATCGACCTGTGCGACGTCGCCACGGGCCGGCTCGACGCGTACTACGAGCGCGGGCTCAATCCCTGGGACTACGCCGCCGGAGAGCTCATCGCGCGCGAGGCGGGCGCGCTCACCGGCGGCCGCCCCGGCGTCCCCGTGTCGCCCGAGCTCGCGATCGCCGCGCCTCCCGGCCTGTTCGAGCCGCTCCAGGCCTGGCTGGAAGCGCTCGGCGCCTGGCACGACTGA
- a CDS encoding ferrochelatase codes for MPDAHAATPDARPYDALLLLSFGGPEGPDDVVPFLENVTKGRGIPKERLKEVGQHYFRFGGVSPINEQNRALLDALRKDFADHGLDLPVYWGNRNWSPYLTDVLRDMATAGHRRILVLATSAYASYSGCRQYRENLADALATLEAEGRALPRVDKLRHYFNHPGFVRPMVDGVLKSLADLPDDVRDGAHIAFTTHSIPTAAADTSGTVEDHGDGGAYVKQHLDVARLIADAVREETGVDHPWQLVYQSRSGAPSIPWLEPDICDHLEERHEAGVPAVVMAPIGFVSDHMEVLYDLDTEATAKAAELGLPVRRSATVGADPRFAAAVRDLVLERAASESDRQVTPCALGALGASHDLCPVGCCPARTPKPAAAGADSPYA; via the coding sequence ATGCCAGACGCGCACGCTGCCACCCCGGACGCCCGCCCCTACGACGCCCTGCTGCTGCTCTCCTTCGGCGGCCCCGAAGGCCCTGACGACGTCGTCCCGTTCCTGGAGAACGTGACGAAGGGCCGCGGCATCCCCAAGGAGCGGCTCAAGGAGGTCGGACAGCACTACTTCCGGTTCGGTGGCGTCAGCCCCATCAACGAGCAGAACAGGGCCCTGCTCGACGCCCTGCGCAAGGACTTCGCCGACCACGGCCTGGACCTCCCGGTGTACTGGGGGAACAGGAACTGGTCGCCCTACCTGACCGACGTCCTGCGCGACATGGCCACCGCCGGCCACCGCCGCATCCTCGTCCTGGCCACCAGCGCGTACGCCTCGTACTCGGGCTGCCGCCAGTACCGGGAGAACCTGGCGGACGCGCTCGCCACCCTGGAGGCCGAGGGCCGGGCGCTGCCGCGCGTCGACAAGCTGCGCCACTACTTCAACCACCCGGGCTTCGTGCGCCCCATGGTGGACGGCGTCCTGAAGTCGCTCGCCGACCTGCCCGACGACGTGCGCGACGGCGCCCACATCGCGTTCACCACGCACTCCATCCCCACCGCCGCGGCCGACACCTCCGGCACCGTCGAGGACCACGGGGACGGCGGCGCGTACGTGAAGCAGCACCTGGACGTCGCGCGGCTGATCGCCGACGCCGTGCGCGAGGAGACGGGCGTCGACCACCCCTGGCAGCTCGTCTACCAGTCCCGCTCCGGCGCCCCGAGCATCCCCTGGCTCGAGCCCGACATCTGCGACCACCTGGAGGAGCGGCACGAGGCCGGGGTCCCGGCCGTCGTCATGGCCCCCATCGGGTTCGTCTCGGACCACATGGAGGTCCTCTACGACCTCGACACCGAGGCCACCGCCAAGGCCGCCGAGCTCGGCCTGCCCGTGCGCCGCTCCGCCACCGTGGGCGCCGACCCCCGCTTCGCCGCCGCCGTGCGCGACCTGGTCCTGGAGCGGGCCGCCTCGGAGAGCGACCGGCAGGTCACCCCCTGCGCCCTCGGCGCGCTCGGCGCGAGCCACGACCTGTGCCCCGTGGGCTGCTGCCCGGCCCGCACCCCCAAGCCCGCCGCCGCGGGCGCCGACAGCCCGTACGCGTAA
- a CDS encoding MFS transporter yields the protein MPSPYRAIFALPGTKSFSVAGFLGRMPLSMMGIGIVTMISQLTGRYGLAGALSATVALSAAAIGPQISRLVDRHGQRRVLRPVTLVSLVAAAALLLCAKYAAPDWTLFVSCAFIGCVPSVGSMIRARWASLYSETPRQLHTAYSFESVIDEVCFIFGPIISIGLSTAWFPEAGPLLAACFLAVGVFWLTAQRATEPTPHPREQHNGGSALRAGGLQVLVATFVATGAIFGAVDVVTVAFAEERGHKSMASVVLALYAAGSCLAGALFGLLHFKGAPARRWLVGVVAMAVSMIPLQLVGGLPFLAVALFVAGLSVAPTMITTMALVEQHVPRAKLTEGMTWVSTGLAVGVALGSSAAGWVIDAAGAKAGYGVPGVSGAVAVVVALLGYRRLQQPVPQRGGTSDEHGADGQHEERRSVA from the coding sequence TTGCCCAGCCCGTACCGCGCCATTTTCGCCCTCCCCGGCACCAAGAGCTTCTCGGTGGCCGGGTTCCTGGGCCGGATGCCCCTGTCGATGATGGGCATCGGGATCGTCACGATGATCTCGCAGCTGACCGGGCGTTACGGGCTCGCGGGAGCCCTGTCGGCGACCGTCGCGCTGTCGGCGGCGGCCATCGGCCCGCAGATCTCACGGCTCGTGGACCGGCACGGGCAGCGCCGGGTGCTGCGCCCGGTCACGCTGGTGTCCCTGGTGGCGGCCGCGGCGCTCCTGTTGTGCGCGAAGTACGCGGCGCCGGACTGGACGCTCTTCGTGAGCTGCGCGTTCATCGGCTGTGTGCCGAGCGTCGGGTCGATGATCCGGGCCCGGTGGGCGTCGCTGTACTCGGAGACGCCGCGGCAGCTGCACACCGCGTACTCGTTCGAGTCGGTCATCGACGAAGTGTGCTTCATCTTCGGGCCGATCATCTCGATCGGTCTGTCCACCGCCTGGTTCCCGGAGGCGGGCCCTCTCCTGGCGGCGTGTTTCCTCGCGGTCGGCGTCTTCTGGCTGACCGCCCAGCGGGCCACGGAGCCCACGCCGCACCCGCGCGAACAGCACAACGGCGGTTCGGCGCTCCGCGCGGGCGGCCTGCAGGTGCTGGTGGCCACCTTCGTGGCGACGGGCGCGATCTTCGGGGCGGTCGACGTGGTGACGGTGGCCTTCGCCGAGGAGCGCGGGCACAAGTCGATGGCCAGTGTCGTGCTCGCCCTGTACGCGGCCGGGTCCTGTCTCGCGGGCGCCCTCTTCGGGCTGCTGCACTTCAAGGGGGCTCCCGCCCGCAGGTGGCTGGTGGGAGTCGTCGCGATGGCCGTGAGTATGATCCCCCTCCAACTGGTCGGGGGCCTGCCGTTCCTGGCCGTGGCGCTCTTCGTTGCGGGCCTGTCCGTCGCACCGACGATGATCACGACGATGGCCCTCGTCGAACAGCACGTACCACGCGCGAAACTGACCGAGGGCATGACCTGGGTGAGCACCGGACTCGCGGTCGGTGTCGCGCTCGGTTCCTCCGCGGCCGGCTGGGTGATCGACGCCGCCGGCGCGAAGGCCGGGTACGGGGTGCCCGGAGTCTCGGGCGCCGTCGCGGTCGTCGTCGCGCTCCTCGGCTATCGCCGGCTGCAGCAGCCGGTTCCGCAGCGGGGAGGGACTTCCGATGAGCACGGCGCAGACGGGCAGCACGAAGAGCGGCGAAGCGTGGCGTAA
- a CDS encoding D-arabinono-1,4-lactone oxidase translates to MSTAQTGSTKSGEAWRNWAGNVVSRPVREVTPASVEELTEAVRRAAEDGLKVKAVGTGHSFTAAAATDGVLIRPQLLTGIRGIDRENGTVTVEAGTPLKRLNMALAREGLSLTNMGDIMEQTVSGATSTGTHGTGRDSASISAQIKGLELVTASGELLTCSEKENPEVFAAARLGIGALGIVTALTFAVEPLFLLTAREEPMAFDRVLADFDELHAENEHFEFYWFPHTGNCNTKRNNRSAGPEAPVSRVSGFVEDELLSNGLFQVVNSIGRAVPATIPAIAKISSKALSARTYTDIPYKVFTSPRRVRFVEMEYAVPRAALVDTLRELKSMVDRSNLRISFPVEVRTAPADDITLSTASGRDSAYIAVHMYKGTPYQRYFTAAEQIFTAHEGRPHWGKVHTRDAEYFASVYPRFGEFTALRDRLDPDRRFGNAYLRRVLGD, encoded by the coding sequence ATGAGCACGGCGCAGACGGGCAGCACGAAGAGCGGCGAAGCGTGGCGTAACTGGGCGGGGAACGTCGTCTCCCGCCCGGTGCGCGAGGTGACGCCCGCCTCGGTCGAGGAACTGACCGAGGCCGTGCGCCGGGCCGCCGAGGACGGCCTGAAGGTGAAGGCCGTCGGCACCGGTCACTCGTTCACCGCGGCAGCCGCTACCGACGGGGTGTTGATCCGCCCTCAACTGTTGACGGGCATCCGCGGCATCGACCGGGAGAACGGCACGGTCACCGTCGAGGCCGGCACTCCGCTCAAGAGGCTCAACATGGCCCTGGCGCGCGAGGGTCTGTCGCTCACGAACATGGGCGACATCATGGAGCAGACCGTCTCCGGGGCGACGAGCACCGGCACGCACGGCACGGGCCGCGACTCGGCCTCGATCTCGGCGCAGATCAAGGGCCTCGAGCTGGTCACGGCGAGCGGCGAACTGCTGACCTGCTCCGAGAAGGAGAATCCCGAGGTCTTCGCGGCCGCGCGGCTCGGCATCGGCGCGCTCGGCATCGTCACGGCCCTCACCTTCGCCGTGGAGCCGCTCTTCCTGCTCACCGCGCGCGAGGAGCCGATGGCGTTCGACCGCGTCCTCGCCGACTTCGACGAGCTCCACGCGGAGAACGAGCACTTCGAGTTCTACTGGTTCCCGCACACGGGCAACTGCAACACCAAGCGCAACAACCGCAGCGCGGGCCCGGAGGCCCCGGTGTCGAGGGTGAGCGGCTTCGTCGAGGACGAGCTGCTGTCCAACGGCCTGTTCCAGGTGGTCAATTCGATCGGCCGCGCCGTGCCCGCCACGATCCCGGCGATCGCCAAGATCTCCAGCAAGGCCCTGTCGGCCCGGACGTACACGGACATTCCCTACAAGGTCTTCACATCCCCGCGCCGGGTCCGCTTCGTGGAGATGGAGTACGCGGTTCCGCGCGCGGCCCTGGTGGACACGCTGCGCGAGCTGAAGTCCATGGTGGACCGCTCGAACCTGCGGATCAGCTTCCCCGTCGAGGTGCGCACGGCCCCGGCCGACGACATCACGCTGTCGACGGCGTCCGGCCGGGACAGCGCGTACATCGCGGTCCACATGTACAAGGGCACCCCGTACCAGCGGTACTTCACGGCCGCGGAGCAGATCTTCACGGCCCATGAGGGGCGCCCGCACTGGGGCAAGGTGCACACGCGCGACGCCGAATACTTCGCGTCGGTGTACCCGCGCTTCGGCGAGTTCACGGCGCTGCGCGACCGGCTCGACCCGGACCGTCGGTTCGGCAACGCCTACCTGCGCCGGGTCCTGGGCGACTGA
- the sepH gene encoding septation protein SepH produces the protein MPELRVVAVSNDGTRLVLKAADSTEYTLPIDERLRAAVRGDRPRLGQIEIEVESHLRPRDIQARIRAGASAEEVAQLAGIPVDRVRRFEGPVLAERAFMAERARKTPVRRPGENTGPQLGEAVQERLLLRGADKETVQWDSWRRDDGTWEVLLVYRVAGEPHSASWTYDPPRRLVQAVDDEARSLIGESDDIGAPEPTFPFVPRIARLPRDRPLDRALDRQLERPTPPEPSSEENLPAIASSSSERDSLTSLLEAVPSYRGDLVLPERPSAAPEPPPLEEPEPPAAAEAVEEPPAASAGAGSAYADVLMPRSVAGHRDRLTGTTDRQAEADGVRPGRRAAVPSWDEIVFGTRRKKQD, from the coding sequence ATGCCCGAACTGCGTGTCGTGGCCGTCTCTAACGACGGCACACGGCTGGTGCTGAAGGCTGCGGACAGCACGGAGTACACGCTTCCGATCGACGAGCGCCTCCGGGCCGCGGTACGCGGCGACCGTCCGCGCCTCGGCCAGATCGAGATCGAGGTGGAGAGCCATCTCCGCCCCCGCGACATCCAGGCGCGTATACGAGCCGGTGCCTCCGCCGAGGAGGTCGCCCAGCTCGCGGGCATCCCCGTCGACCGTGTGCGCCGCTTCGAGGGCCCCGTGCTCGCGGAGCGTGCCTTCATGGCCGAGCGGGCCAGGAAGACTCCCGTGCGCCGTCCCGGCGAGAACACCGGCCCCCAGCTCGGCGAGGCGGTGCAGGAGCGGCTCCTGCTGCGCGGCGCCGACAAGGAGACCGTCCAGTGGGACTCGTGGCGCCGCGACGACGGCACCTGGGAGGTCCTGCTCGTCTACCGGGTCGCGGGTGAGCCGCACTCGGCGAGCTGGACCTACGACCCGCCGCGCCGGCTCGTCCAGGCCGTGGACGACGAGGCGCGCTCGCTGATCGGCGAGTCCGACGACATCGGTGCGCCCGAACCCACGTTCCCGTTCGTGCCGCGGATCGCCCGGCTGCCCCGGGACCGGCCGCTGGACCGCGCCCTGGACCGGCAGTTGGAGCGCCCGACGCCGCCGGAGCCCTCCTCCGAGGAGAACCTCCCGGCGATCGCGTCGTCGTCTTCGGAGCGGGACTCGCTGACCAGCCTCCTGGAGGCCGTGCCGAGTTACCGCGGCGACCTCGTGCTGCCGGAGCGTCCGTCGGCGGCCCCCGAGCCGCCTCCGCTGGAGGAGCCGGAGCCGCCCGCGGCCGCCGAGGCCGTGGAGGAGCCGCCCGCCGCGTCGGCCGGTGCGGGATCCGCGTACGCGGACGTGCTGATGCCGCGCAGCGTGGCGGGACACCGGGACCGGCTCACCGGGACCACGGACCGCCAGGCCGAGGCCGACGGGGTGCGTCCGGGACGCCGTGCCGCGGTGCCGAGTTGGGACGAGATCGTCTTCGGTACGCGCCGCAAGAAGCAGGACTGA
- a CDS encoding sulfurtransferase, whose translation MNAIITASELASELAGETPPVLLDVRWQLSTAKAAGEPAFDGRAEYRAGHIPGAVFIDLDAELAGHAGTSGRHPLPDTEAFGATMRTAGVSADRDVVVYDGGQGWAAARAWWMLRWAGHPSVRVLDGGLAAWDGRLETSVPVPRAGTFTPAPGAKGLLDADDAAALARSGLLLDARAAERYRGDVEPIDRIGGHIPGAVSAPTTENVAEDGRFRPAAELAERFKSLGATGDPDQVGVYCGSGVSGAHQVLALAVAGIDAQLYVGSWSEWSSDASRPVATGPDPQ comes from the coding sequence ATGAATGCCATCATCACCGCATCCGAACTCGCGAGCGAGTTGGCGGGGGAGACCCCGCCCGTGCTGCTCGACGTCCGCTGGCAGCTGAGCACCGCCAAGGCCGCCGGCGAGCCCGCCTTCGACGGCCGCGCGGAGTACCGCGCCGGTCACATCCCGGGGGCCGTCTTCATCGACCTGGACGCGGAACTGGCAGGCCACGCGGGTACGAGCGGGCGCCACCCGCTGCCCGACACGGAGGCGTTCGGCGCCACGATGCGGACCGCGGGTGTCTCGGCGGACCGGGACGTGGTCGTGTACGACGGCGGCCAGGGCTGGGCGGCGGCGCGCGCCTGGTGGATGCTGCGCTGGGCCGGTCACCCGTCCGTACGGGTCCTGGACGGCGGCCTCGCGGCCTGGGACGGCCGCCTGGAGACGTCCGTACCGGTCCCGCGGGCCGGTACCTTCACCCCTGCACCGGGTGCCAAGGGGCTCCTCGACGCGGACGACGCGGCCGCGCTGGCCCGCTCGGGTCTCCTTCTGGACGCGCGGGCGGCCGAGCGCTACCGCGGCGACGTGGAGCCCATCGACCGGATCGGCGGCCACATCCCGGGCGCGGTGTCGGCGCCGACGACGGAGAACGTCGCGGAGGACGGCCGGTTCCGCCCGGCGGCCGAGCTCGCGGAGCGCTTCAAGTCCCTTGGCGCGACCGGCGATCCGGACCAGGTCGGCGTGTACTGCGGCTCCGGAGTCTCCGGCGCCCACCAGGTGCTCGCGCTGGCCGTGGCGGGCATCGACGCGCAGCTCTACGTGGGTTCCTGGTCGGAGTGGTCCTCGGACGCGTCCCGTCCGGTGGCGACGGGCCCGGATCCCCAGTGA
- a CDS encoding VOC family protein — protein sequence MTEAAARHAPGTPCWVSLMVHDMAATQEFYRALFGWEFGPGPEQLGPYVRALLDGKEVAGIGQLPPDRQLPVAWTPYLASDDADATAESVRHCGGTVGVGPLDAGEAGRMAIGSDPEGAVFGIWQAAAHLGTGLTGVPGTVAWNELVTRETASVAKFYEAVFGYAEEAVVSADFDCLTLCLDDRPVASVQGVGHALPRDRGPHWMTYFEVADVDESVERVADLGGHVVRPPRDGAHGRVATVADPEGATFALVTSRERERDR from the coding sequence ATGACCGAGGCAGCGGCCCGGCACGCACCTGGCACCCCCTGCTGGGTGAGCCTGATGGTGCACGACATGGCGGCGACCCAGGAGTTCTACAGGGCGCTGTTCGGCTGGGAGTTCGGGCCCGGACCCGAGCAGCTCGGCCCGTACGTGCGGGCGCTGCTCGACGGCAAGGAGGTGGCCGGGATCGGTCAGCTGCCGCCGGACCGGCAGCTCCCCGTGGCGTGGACGCCCTATCTGGCCTCGGACGACGCGGACGCGACCGCCGAGTCGGTGCGGCACTGCGGCGGCACCGTAGGGGTGGGGCCGCTGGACGCCGGGGAGGCGGGGCGGATGGCGATCGGCTCCGATCCGGAAGGCGCGGTGTTCGGCATCTGGCAGGCCGCTGCGCACCTGGGCACGGGGCTGACCGGGGTGCCGGGCACGGTGGCGTGGAACGAGCTGGTGACGCGGGAGACGGCGAGCGTCGCGAAGTTCTACGAGGCGGTGTTCGGATACGCCGAAGAGGCCGTCGTCTCGGCCGACTTCGACTGTCTGACGCTGTGTCTGGACGATCGCCCCGTGGCGTCCGTGCAGGGCGTCGGGCATGCGCTCCCCCGGGATCGCGGGCCGCACTGGATGACGTACTTCGAGGTCGCGGACGTGGACGAGTCCGTCGAGCGGGTCGCGGATCTGGGCGGGCATGTGGTGCGTCCGCCCCGGGACGGCGCGCACGGGCGGGTGGCGACGGTGGCGGACCCGGAGGGCGCGACGTTCGCGCTGGTGACGTCGCGGGAGCGGGAGCGGGACAGGTAG
- a CDS encoding thymidine kinase, whose protein sequence is MPELVFFSGTMDCGKSTLALQIEHNRSARGLQGMIFTRDDRAGEGKLSSRLGLVTDAVEVADDLDVYAYVVEHLSQGGRVDYVIADEAQFLAPGQIDQLARVVDDLDLDVYAFGITTDFRSKLFPGSQRLVELADRVEVLQVEALCWCGARATHNARTINGEMVVEGAQVVVGDVNHAEDEIGYEVLCRRHHRRRMTAASTRAGALSPDVLPVAAD, encoded by the coding sequence ATGCCCGAGCTGGTGTTCTTCTCCGGAACGATGGACTGCGGAAAGAGCACCCTGGCTCTGCAGATCGAGCACAACCGCTCCGCGCGCGGCCTCCAGGGCATGATCTTCACCCGCGACGACCGGGCCGGCGAGGGCAAGCTCTCCTCGCGCCTCGGCCTGGTCACCGACGCCGTTGAGGTCGCCGACGACCTGGACGTGTACGCGTACGTCGTCGAGCACCTCTCCCAGGGCGGCAGGGTGGACTACGTGATCGCCGACGAGGCCCAGTTCCTCGCGCCCGGCCAGATCGACCAGCTGGCCCGCGTCGTCGACGACCTGGACCTGGACGTCTACGCCTTCGGGATCACCACCGACTTCCGCTCCAAGCTGTTCCCCGGCTCGCAGCGCCTGGTCGAACTGGCCGACCGCGTCGAGGTGTTGCAGGTCGAGGCGCTCTGCTGGTGCGGAGCCCGCGCCACCCACAACGCGCGCACGATCAACGGCGAGATGGTCGTCGAGGGCGCCCAGGTCGTGGTCGGCGACGTGAACCACGCCGAGGACGAGATCGGCTACGAGGTGCTCTGCCGGCGCCACCACCGGCGCCGGATGACCGCCGCCTCCACGCGCGCCGGAGCCCTGTCCCCGGACGTGCTGCCCGTCGCCGCCGACTGA